A genomic segment from Drosophila miranda strain MSH22 chromosome 3, D.miranda_PacBio2.1, whole genome shotgun sequence encodes:
- the LOC108158510 gene encoding probable cytochrome P450 49a1 isoform X1 has product MSGLRKTSFALMRRSTYSGSATATMLPHAGPGPGTGVDGAAPPSGVGVATEIEKSIARQRLRQGQSETAKKLNVSHLAATAVPATETATATAARTASSTAGVRPYSEVPGPYPLPLIGNSWRFAPLIGTYKISELDKVMNELHVNYGKMAKVGGLIGHPDLLFVFDGDEIRNIFKKEEAMPHRPSMPSLRHYKGDLRRDFFGDVAGLIGVHGPKWEAFRQEVQHILLQPQTAKKYIPPLNDIASEFMGRIEAMRDEKDELPANFLHELYKWALESVGRVALDTRLGCLSPEGSEEAQQIIDAINTFFWAVPELELRMPLWRIYPTKAYRSFVRALDQFTAICMKNIGQTMDKAEADEARALPKSEADISIVERIVRKTGNRKLAAILALDLFLVGVDTTSVAASSTIYQLAKNPDKQRRLFEELQRVFPHREAEINQNVLEQMPYLRACVKETLRMRPVVIANGRSLQSDAVINGYHVPKGTHVIFPHLVVSNDPAYFPEPKRFLPERWLKQTAAAAVGCPHASHKIHPFVSLPFGFGRRMCVGRRFAEIELHTLLAKIFRKYKVSYSSGEFVYRVNSTYIPQSPLNFKLTLRED; this is encoded by the exons ATGTCGGGCTTACGCAAAACCTCCTTTGCCCTAATGCGGCGCTCCACTTACTCGGGCTCTGCCACCGCGACGATGCTGCCGCATGCGGGCCCTGGGCCGGGCACGGGCGTGGACGGGGCTGCGCCACCCAGCGGCGTGGGGGTGGCAACGGAAATTGAAAAATCCATTGCAAGGCAGCGCCTGCGACAGGGGCAGTCGGAGACGGCGAAGAAATTAAATGTCAG TCACTTGGCCGCCACTGCAGTGCCAGCGACGGAAACAGCGACAGCCACAGCAGCCAGAACCGCCTCCTCGACAGCCGGAGTGCGCCCCTACTCTGAGGTGCCCGGTCCATATCCCTTGCCCCTGATTGGAAACTCCTGGCGCTTCGCTCCGCTCATTG GCACTTACAAGATTAGCGAGCTGGACAAGGTTATGAATGAGCTGCACGTCAACTACGGCAAAATGGCCAAGGTGGGTGGCCTGATTGGTCATCCGGACCTGCTGTTCGTCTTCGACGGTGACGAGATACGTAACATATTCAAGAAGGAGGAGGCCATGCCCCACCG ACCCTCGATGCCCTCGCTGCGCCACTACAAGGGCGACCTGCGACGCGATTTCTTTGGCGATGTGGCCGGCCTAATTGGCGT GCACGGACCCAAGTGGGAGGCCTTCAGACAGGAGGTGCAGCACATCCTGCTGCAGCCGCAAACGGCCAAGAAGTACATTCCGCCGCTGAACGACATCGCCAGCGAATTTATGGGCCG CATTGAGGCGATGCGCGACGAGAAGGACGAGTTGCCAGCCAATTTCCTGCACGAGCTCTACAAATGGGCCCTGGAAT CTGTGGGACGCGTCGCGCTGGACACGCGCCTGGGCTGCCTCTCGCCGGAGGGCAGCGAGGAGGCCCAGCAGATCATCGACGCCATCAACACGTTCTTCTGGGCGGTgccggagctggagctgcGTATGCCGCTGTGGCGCATCTACCCCACGAAGGCCTACCGCAGCTTTGTCCGGGCTCTGGATCAGTTCACAGC AATCTGCATGAAGAACATCGGCCAGACAATGGACAAGGCCGAGGCGGATGAGGCCAGGGCCCTGCCCAAGTCCGAGGCGGACATTTCGATTGTGGAGAGGATTGTGCGGAAGACGGGCAACCGCAAGCTGGCCGCCATCCTGGCCCTGGATCTGTTTCTGGTCGGCGTCGACACGACATCGGTGGCCGCCTCCTCGACCATCTACCAGCTGGCCAAGAACCCCGACAAGCAGAGGCGCCTCTTCGAGGAGCTGCAGAGGGTGTTCCCCCATCGCGAGGCCGAGATCAACCAGAACGTTCTCGAGCAGATGCCCTATCTGCGGGCCTGCGTGAAGGAGACGCTGCG CATGCGTCCCGTGGTGATTGCGAATGGTCGCAGCCTGCAGTCGGACGCGGTCATCAACGGCTATCACGTGCCCAAGGGC ACGCACGTCATCTTTCCACATCTGGTGGTGTCCAACGATCCCGCATATTTCCCAGAGCCCAAGCGCTTCCTGCCCGAGCGTTGGCTCAAACAaacagctgcagcggcag TTGGATGCCCCCACGCCAGCCACAAGATTCATCCGTTTGTCAGCCTGCCCTTCGGCTTTGGTCGCCGCATGTGCGTGGGCCGTCGCTTCGCTGAAATTGAATTGCACACGCTGCTGGCAAAG ATCTTCCGCAAATACAAGGTCTCGTACAGTTCCGGGGAGTTTGTGTATCGCGTCAATTCCACGTACATACCGCAGTCGCCGCTGAATTTCAAGCTAACTCTGCGGGAGGACTAA
- the LOC108158510 gene encoding probable cytochrome P450 49a1 isoform X2 yields MLSSPVCLHARAGVPREGQEPIAHEPVARSLFMLLIPSMPSLRHYKGDLRRDFFGDVAGLIGVHGPKWEAFRQEVQHILLQPQTAKKYIPPLNDIASEFMGRIEAMRDEKDELPANFLHELYKWALESVGRVALDTRLGCLSPEGSEEAQQIIDAINTFFWAVPELELRMPLWRIYPTKAYRSFVRALDQFTAICMKNIGQTMDKAEADEARALPKSEADISIVERIVRKTGNRKLAAILALDLFLVGVDTTSVAASSTIYQLAKNPDKQRRLFEELQRVFPHREAEINQNVLEQMPYLRACVKETLRMRPVVIANGRSLQSDAVINGYHVPKGTHVIFPHLVVSNDPAYFPEPKRFLPERWLKQTAAAAVGCPHASHKIHPFVSLPFGFGRRMCVGRRFAEIELHTLLAKIFRKYKVSYSSGEFVYRVNSTYIPQSPLNFKLTLRED; encoded by the exons ATGTTGTCGTCGCCGGTCTGTCTGCACGCAAGGGCAGGCGTCCCCAGAGAAGGCCAGGAGCCAATAGCCCATGAGCCAGTAGCCAGGAGCCTGTTCATGTTGCTCAT ACCCTCGATGCCCTCGCTGCGCCACTACAAGGGCGACCTGCGACGCGATTTCTTTGGCGATGTGGCCGGCCTAATTGGCGT GCACGGACCCAAGTGGGAGGCCTTCAGACAGGAGGTGCAGCACATCCTGCTGCAGCCGCAAACGGCCAAGAAGTACATTCCGCCGCTGAACGACATCGCCAGCGAATTTATGGGCCG CATTGAGGCGATGCGCGACGAGAAGGACGAGTTGCCAGCCAATTTCCTGCACGAGCTCTACAAATGGGCCCTGGAAT CTGTGGGACGCGTCGCGCTGGACACGCGCCTGGGCTGCCTCTCGCCGGAGGGCAGCGAGGAGGCCCAGCAGATCATCGACGCCATCAACACGTTCTTCTGGGCGGTgccggagctggagctgcGTATGCCGCTGTGGCGCATCTACCCCACGAAGGCCTACCGCAGCTTTGTCCGGGCTCTGGATCAGTTCACAGC AATCTGCATGAAGAACATCGGCCAGACAATGGACAAGGCCGAGGCGGATGAGGCCAGGGCCCTGCCCAAGTCCGAGGCGGACATTTCGATTGTGGAGAGGATTGTGCGGAAGACGGGCAACCGCAAGCTGGCCGCCATCCTGGCCCTGGATCTGTTTCTGGTCGGCGTCGACACGACATCGGTGGCCGCCTCCTCGACCATCTACCAGCTGGCCAAGAACCCCGACAAGCAGAGGCGCCTCTTCGAGGAGCTGCAGAGGGTGTTCCCCCATCGCGAGGCCGAGATCAACCAGAACGTTCTCGAGCAGATGCCCTATCTGCGGGCCTGCGTGAAGGAGACGCTGCG CATGCGTCCCGTGGTGATTGCGAATGGTCGCAGCCTGCAGTCGGACGCGGTCATCAACGGCTATCACGTGCCCAAGGGC ACGCACGTCATCTTTCCACATCTGGTGGTGTCCAACGATCCCGCATATTTCCCAGAGCCCAAGCGCTTCCTGCCCGAGCGTTGGCTCAAACAaacagctgcagcggcag TTGGATGCCCCCACGCCAGCCACAAGATTCATCCGTTTGTCAGCCTGCCCTTCGGCTTTGGTCGCCGCATGTGCGTGGGCCGTCGCTTCGCTGAAATTGAATTGCACACGCTGCTGGCAAAG ATCTTCCGCAAATACAAGGTCTCGTACAGTTCCGGGGAGTTTGTGTATCGCGTCAATTCCACGTACATACCGCAGTCGCCGCTGAATTTCAAGCTAACTCTGCGGGAGGACTAA
- the LOC108158511 gene encoding G protein alpha o subunit isoform X2 — MGCAQSAEERAAAARSRLIERNLKEDGIQAAKDIKLLLLGAGESGKSTIVKQMKIIHESGFTAEDFKQYRPVVYSNTIQSLVAILRAMPNLSIQYSNNERESDAKMVFDVCQRMHDTEPFSEELLAAMKRLWQDTGVQECFSRSNEYQLNDSAKYFLDDLDRLGAKDYQPTEQDILRTRVKTTGIVEVHFSFKNLNFKLFDVGGQRSERKKWIHCFEDVTAIIFCVAMSEYDQVLHEDETTNRMQESLKLFDSICNNKWFTDTSIILFLNKKDLFEEKIRKSPLTICFPEYTGGQEYGEAAAYIQAQFEAKNKSTSKEIYCHMTCATDTNNIQFVFDAVTDVIIANNLRGCGLY; from the exons ATGGGCTGCGCACAGTCTGCCGAGGAGCGAGCCGCAGCCGCCAGGAGTCGCCTCATCGAGCGCAACCTCAAGGAGGACGGCATACAGGCGGCAAAGGACATTAaactgctgctgttgg GCGCCGGCGAGTCGGGAAAGAGCACAATAGTCAAACAGATGAAAATCATTCACGAGAGCGGCTTCACTGCGGAGGACTTTAAACAATATCGACCGGTTGTCTACAGCAACACAATACAATCATTAGTTGCCATACTGCGAGCGATGCCAAACCTAAGTATTCAGTACAGCAATAATGAGCGGGAG AGCGATGCTAAAATGGTGTTCGACGTGTGCCAGCGCATGCACGACACCGAACCCTTCTCGGAGGAGCTGCTGGCCGCCATGAAGCGTCTCTGGCAGGATACCGGTGTCCAGGAGTGCTTCTCACGCAGCAACGAATACCAACTGAATGATTCCGCTAAATA ttTCCTGGACGATTTGGATCGGTTAGGCGCCAAGGACTACCAGCCAACTGAACAGGACATCTTGCGCACTCGTGTCAAGACCACTGGCATCGTTGAGGTTCACTTCTCCTTCAAAAACCTCAACTTTAA ATTGTTTGACGTGGGCGGCCAGCGTTCTGAGCGCAAGAAATGGATACATTGCTTCGAGGATGTCACGGCGATCATCTTCTGCGTGGCCATGTCGGAGTACGATCAGGTGTTGCATGAGGACGAAACTACG AACCGCATGCAAGAGTCGCTGAAGCTGTTCGATTCGATCTGCAACAACAAATGGTTTACGGACACCTCGATCATATTGTTCCTGAACAAGAAGGATCTGTTCGAGGAGAAGATACGCAAGAGTCCACTGACAATTTGCTTCCCCGAGTACACAG GTGGACAGGAGTATGGCGAAGCGGCTGCATACATTCAGGCTCAATTCGAAGCGAAAAACAAATCAACCTCAAAAGAAATCTACTGCCACATGACGTGTGCCACAGATACCAACAACATTCAGTTTGTGTTCGATGCCGTCACCGATGTCATCATAGCAAACAACCTGCGCGGCTGTGGACTGTACTAA